The genome window ATCTGCGGTCACACCAGGGATGTTGAACCAGAATCCGATCCAGGAGACTTCATACTTCAAGTCGGAGGCGGCTTTGCCTCGGTAGTTTTCCCAGCAGTACTTGGCGCCCAGGTAGGCGGAGTCGGTGAGCCGGCGGGTCTCGTCATTCGCCAGTGGACCGAGATACGCGATGGATCCCGTCTGGGTCGTGAGCCCGGCGGCGCAACCACCGATCATCTTGCCGTAGATCATCCGGCCCATGATGTTGCCGAGGTTGTCGATGCCGGCAAAGGCCTTTCCGTCTTTCCAGGCACTGTCGCCGGACGTCCAGATCATCGGGACGTCGGGATGCGCCTTGGCTGCGGCTTCGATGCCGTCCTTCATGTCGTCCGAAGTGGCGAAGATCAACTTGGCGCCCTGTTCGATCATGTCATCAACGACCTGTTCGACGCTCGTGCCCGGTCGATCGGCAGGGTTCACCTTGTCGAGGGTGATCATCTTCGCGCCGAGTTTCTTCTCGACATACTGGCCACCTTCGTAGTTGGCCTGACTCCACCCACGATCGTTTTGCGGTCCCACCAGGATCATGCCGAACACCAGCGGCTCGGCGGGTGGCGCGGTGGTGGTCGTGTTGCCGCTGGTGCTGGTGGTCGTCCCCGGTGCCGCGGTGGTCGGTGCCGTCGTGGTCCCCGGTGCCGCAGTGGTGGTCGTCGTGCCGCTGGCACAGGCGGCGAGGACAAGTGTGAATACGACTGCCACCAGCAACAGCGGTGACAGGCCTTTACTCGGTCTCATAGGTTCCTCCGTCCAGTTTGCACCGGCCCTGATGGACCGGGCTCCAACATCCATGCTATCGAGGTTTTGGCGGGAGACTCCGTTCTCGTGACGCTTGGTCCGGACTATCCCCACGAAACGTCACGAGAACGTATCTTCGGGCATCTTTACCAGCACCGCCGATCCTTTCACCGTTCTCTTGTCCCCCGCGTAGAAGTCGGTGGTGACGACGACCTTGCGGTCCTTGACCTCGACGGCATGTCCGATGAGACGCACGGGTCCCATCGGGGTCGGTGCGAGGAAGTCGACTTCGAGATGGGCGGTGACGAAGCGGGGAGCCTGTTCACTTCCGATTTCCACGCCTGCCTTCCGCATGGTGTAGATCGCTGCCGATCCGGTGGAGTGGCAATCGATCAGGCTGGCGATGAGGCCACCATATACGTAGCCCGGGACGGCGGTGTGGTAAGGCTTTGGGGTGAATTCGGTGACGGTCTCATCGCCCTCGAGCACGGTCTTGATCTGGTGTCCGACCTCATTGAGGCTGCCACATCCGTAGCAGTGGGCCACGTCGTCGGGGTAGGTATCTTGGATCGCGATCTTCATGACGAAAACCATAGCGATCGGCGATCAGATTCCCGTCACGCATTGCCGGCAGGACCCTGGCCGGTTTCTGTTTCCACGGTCTTGTGCCACGTGGGGCTGCAGTACCGAGCACCGCATACGAAGCACGCCGAGCGAGGCGAGCTCAGGGGCTCCACCAGTTACCTCCGAGGACCAGCAGGCTGATCAAGGCAACCGAGTCTTCGTAGTACCCCTCGTGGCGGGCGCGGATCGCCGAGTACAGGGCGTCGATCCATGGTTGCTGATCCGTGTTGACCATGGCGGCGACGGCCAGAGGGCCGCCGAACAGAACGCTGAAGCCGGCGTCTGCGTCGAGGGGGCGCCCGTCGAGCTCATATCCCGAGTTGAGGGACAAGGGGTCGCCGTCGGCGATGGCGCTCGCCCAATGGGAGAGCTTCAGCATTCTGTTCCTCCAGAACGGATCGTCCGAGGTCAGCGCATGTGTGCCGACCCACAACGGGTAACGCGCAGCAGTGTTCCCGAAGGCTCCGTCTGCGGGACCCATGAGGTACCCCGCAGGTGCTGGTCGGGGAGCTCCGTTGCGGCCCGCGACGGCGAACCCGGGCATCAGCCCCGTCAGGCGTGACCACTTCGCCTCCAAGGCTGCGATCTCTCCCTTGGAGGCTTTGGCAGTCTTGTCCCACAAGCTGTCGGAGGTGAATCTTCCGAAGGCCGCGAAGTGATCCGGCATGATGTCCGAGATGCGCACCGTCTGCTCGTTGTAGACCGCCCCCGTGGGGTCGACCCAGTCGCCGAGCAGCGGAAGATGGCTGGTGGGCCCGATGGTCGACTTCTCGATCGCTCTGATCAGGACTCTTGCCTCGACCTTGTAGTCGACCGCACCATCCGAACCCCACTGTCGGTCGGCCAGAAGGAGGGCGTAGGCGATACTCACGTCGCCACCGAAAACGCTGCCTGACATGCCTCGATCGGGAACCTGCATCGCCTTCATGAGATGTTTGTCGATGTCGGAGGGATGTTCCCTCGCGTAGCTCCACAGGGCATCGAAGAGTTGCTGCGCCTCGAGGTCGTAGCCGCCCATCAGCGCGACGATCATCATTGCATATCCCTGGCCTTCCGAGACGGTCGCCCCCGAGCGCCGCTCCCCGCCCTTCGGGTGTGCCTGTCCCGAGTCGAGACCGACGAGATAGTGCTCCTTCCAGAAGTCGTAGAAGCGCCGCGTGTCGGCATCGATGCTCGTTGCCGAAGGGGCGATGTGCGACGCGGGGTAGTCGACGTGTTGTGGGAACGGGCGTGCAGGCACGACGAGAGCCGGTGTCTCGGCGA of Actinomycetota bacterium contains these proteins:
- a CDS encoding PaaI family thioesterase, which gives rise to MKIAIQDTYPDDVAHCYGCGSLNEVGHQIKTVLEGDETVTEFTPKPYHTAVPGYVYGGLIASLIDCHSTGSAAIYTMRKAGVEIGSEQAPRFVTAHLEVDFLAPTPMGPVRLIGHAVEVKDRKVVVTTDFYAGDKRTVKGSAVLVKMPEDTFS
- a CDS encoding BMP family ABC transporter substrate-binding protein gives rise to the protein MRPSKGLSPLLLVAVVFTLVLAACASGTTTTTAAPGTTTAPTTAAPGTTTSTSGNTTTTAPPAEPLVFGMILVGPQNDRGWSQANYEGGQYVEKKLGAKMITLDKVNPADRPGTSVEQVVDDMIEQGAKLIFATSDDMKDGIEAAAKAHPDVPMIWTSGDSAWKDGKAFAGIDNLGNIMGRMIYGKMIGGCAAGLTTQTGSIAYLGPLANDETRRLTDSAYLGAKYCWENYRGKAASDLKYEVSWIGFWFNIPGVTADPTVVTNSFFDGGADVVISGIDTSEALVVAGQRADSGETVWAVPYDFEGACEQKPDICLGVPYFNWGPAYLQVAQSVQNGTFKAEWQWNGPDWNNINNPDTSAIGFAEGPGLSAENKAQLDTFIAGLADGSINLWSGPLNFQDGTPFLADGETATDSQIWYMPQLLEGMKGASTSS